From the Catenulispora sp. EB89 genome, the window CGGCGACCGCGCGCCGATCAGCACCGACCGCACGGCCGGATGGCGCAGCGGGAACTGGAGAGCGGCGGCACGCAGCGGGACGCCGTTCCGCTCGCAGATGTCCTTGAGCCGCAACGCCTCGGCCAGGATCTCCGGCGGCACCGCCGCGTAGTCGTAGGTCGAACTCGGCTTCGGGTCGACCAACAGCCCGGAGTTGAACGCGCCGCCGATGACGATGTCCACGCCGTGCGCGGCCGCCCGGTCGAGCAGTTCGGTGCCGGACCGGTCGAGCAGCGTGTAGCGGCCGGCCAGCAGCACCAGGTCGATGTCGGTCTCCAGCACGAACCGCAGCGGCACCCGCACCTGGTTCATCCCGACGCCGACCGCCCCGATCACGCCCTCGTCGCGCAGCTTCGCCAGCGCCGGGAACGCCTCGCCGATCGCCTGGTCCGCGTGGTCGTCGGGATCGTGGATCAGGACCGAGTCGAGGCGGTCCAGGCCGAGCCGTTCCAGGCTGGCCTCGATCGAGCGCCGCACCCCGTCCCCGGAGAAGTCCCACACCCGGCGGAACGCCGCCGGCACCGCGAACCCCTCATCGTCCAGGCCAACCGGATCTGCCACCGGCTCCAGGATCCGCCCCACCTTGGTCGACACGGCGAACTCCGCGCGCGGCCGGTCCCGCAGCGCCGCCCCGAGCCGCCGCTCGGACAGGCCGAGGCCGTAGTGCGGCGCGGTGTCGAAGGCGCGGATGCCGGCGTCCCACGCGGCGTCCACGGCGGCGCGCGCCTCGTCGTCGGTCACCGCGGTGAACAGGTTGCCGAGCGCCGCGGCGCCGAACGACAGCTCGGTCAGCGCGACGCCGCGGCCGATGGTGTTTGACATGCAGTCACTGTCCCACGGGACGCAAGCGCAACCCGGCCATTCCGCCGTCGACGGCGAGCGCAGTCCCGGTGACCGAGGCGGCCGTCGGCGAGGCGAGGTACGCGATCGCTGCGGCGACCTCGTCGGCCGAGACCAGCCGGCCCATTGGCTGGCGCGCCTCCAGCGCCGCGCGCTCGGCGGCCGGGTCGTCGGCGGCGTCCAGCAGGCGGCCGACCCACGGGGTGTCGGCGGTACCGGGGTTCACACAGTTGACGCGGATGCCCTCGCGGACGTGGTCCGCGGCCATCGCCAGGGTCAGCGACAGCACCGCGCCCTTGGTCGCCGAGTAGAGCGCACGCTGCGGCAGGCCGGCGGTGGCGGCGATCGAGCAGGTGTTCACGATCGCGGCGTGCTGCGACTCGCGCAGGGCCGGCAGGGCCGCGCGCGTCACGCGGACCATGCCGACCACGTTGACGTCGTATACCTTCATCCACTGCTCGTCGGGGTTGTCCTCGACGGTGCCGGCCGCGCCGATGCCGGCGTTGTTGACCAGGACGTCCAGGCCGCCGAGCGCTTCCCGGGCCGAGGCGACGGCCGCGCGCACCGAGGCGTCGTCGGAGACGTCCGCCTTGAAGCCGTGCAGCCCCGCGCTGATCGCCGCGGCCGGGTCCAGGTCCAGCACCGCGACCGCCGCGCCGCGGTTGGCCAGCAGCCGCGCGGTGGCCGCGCCGATGCCCGAGCCGCCGCCGGTGACGACCGCCTTCAGTCCCTCGAAGTCCCGCATGTCCTGCATCTCTCAGCCCTCTCCTCGGTCCGCGCGCCAGAACGAGCCGTCAGGGAACGAATACGTCTCCAGGGTCGCCGGGAACATCTCCGCGGAGAAGCCCGGCGCGGTCGGGGCCTGGTAGGCCCCGCCGGTGACCACGGTCGGCGTGACGAAGTGCTCGTGCAAGTGGTCGACGTATTCCACGACCCGGTCCTCGGTGGTGCCGGTCAGTGCCACGAAGTCGAACATCGACAGGTGCTGGACCAGTTCGCACAGGCCGACGCCGCCGGCGTGCGGGCACACCGGCACCCCGAACTTGGCCGCCAGCAACAGGATCGCCAGGTTCTCGTTGACCCCGCCGACCCGCGCCGCGTCGAGCTGGACGAAGTCGATGGCCTCGGCCTGCAGCAGCTGCTTGAAGACGATCCGGTTCTGGACGTGCTCCCCGGTGGCGACCTTCACCGGCGCCACCGCCGCCCGGATCGCGGCGTGCCCGAGCACGTCGTCCGGCGAGGTCGGCTCCTCGATCCAGTAGACGTCGAACTCGGCCAGGGCCTTGACCCATTCGATGGCCTCGCCGACGTTCCAGCGCTGGTTGGCGTCGATCGCCATGCGGATGTCCGGCCCCACCGCGGCCCGCGCGGCACGGCAGCGGCGCACGTCGTCGGCCAGGTCGGCGCCGACCTTCAGCTTGATCTGGCTGAAGCCGGAGGCGACGGCCTCGAGTGCCAGGCGGGTCAGCTTCTCGTCGGAGTAGCCGAGCCAGCCGGGCGAGGTGGTGTAGGCGGGATACCCCTGGGCCCGCAAGGCGGCCTCGCGGTCGGCCGCGCCGACCTTGCCGCGCCGCAGCAGCTCCAGCGCCTCCTCGGCGGTCAGCGCGTCGGCGATGTAGCGGAAGTCGACCTGCGAGACCAGCCATTCCGGGTCGCCGTCGGCCAGCAGCTTCCACAGCGGGACCCCGGCGCGCTTGGCGGCCAGGTCCCAGACAGCGTTGACGACCGCGCCGATCGCCATGTGCATGACGCCCTTCTCCGGGCCCAGCCATCGCAGCTGGCTGTCCCCGATCAGGGCCCGGTTCACGATGCCCGGGTCGGCGCAGACCTCCTCGACGTCGCGGCCGACGACGTGCTCGCGCAGCGCCTCGATCGCCGCGACCTGGACGTCGTTGCCGCGGCCTATGGTGAAGGTGAATCCGTGACCCTCCACGCCGTCGCCCGCGTCGGTGCGCAGGATCAGGTAGGCGGCGGAGTAGTCGGGGTCCGGGTTCATCGCGTCCGAACCGTCCAGCTCCCGCGAGGTGGGGAACCGGACGTCGAAGGTCTCGAACCCGACGATCCGGCTCATGCCCCGACCAGATTCGAGCGCTGCGATCCCAGCCCGTCGATCTCCAGCTCGACCACGTCGCCCGCGCGCAGGTAGGGGTGGTCGGCCATGCCGAGCGCCACGCCGGCGGGGGTCCCGGTGTTGATGACGTCCCCGGGCTCCAGCACCATGTGCTGCGAGAGGTAGTGGATCACCTCGGCCACCCCGAAGATCATGTTCTCGGTGTTGCCGTCCTGCCGCTGCTCGCCGTTGACCGTGAGCCGCAGGCCCAGCTTCTGGAAGTCGCCGACCTCGTCGGCGGTGACCAGGTGGGGCCCGAGCGGGTTGAAGGTCTCACAGGACTTGCCCAGGTCCCACTGCCCCGAGCGCTCCAGCTGGAACTCGCGCTCGGAGACGTCGTTGCTGACCGCGAAGCCGCCGATGACGCCGAGCGCGTCCTCGTGCGACTCCAGGTAGCGGGCCCGCGCACCGATGACGACGGCGAGCTCCACCTCCCAGTCGGTCTTCACCGAGCCGCGCGGGATGAGGATGTCGTCGTTCGGACCGACGACCGTATAAGGGTCCTTCATGAAGACGACAGGCCGCGGCGGGATCGCCGCGCCGGTCTCCTCGGCGTGGTCGCGATAGTTCAGCCCGATGCACACCACCTTGCCGGGGCGCGCGACGGCCGCGCCGACGCGCAGCCCGGCGACCTCGTCGGCCGGGATCTCGGGCAGGGTGCCGGCCTCGGCCGCGGCACGGACCGCGTCCGCGCCCTGGTCCACCCAGAACGCGCGGTCCAGGTCGCCGATGACACCGGTCAGATCGAAGTGGCGGCCGTCGGCGGCGAGCAGCACGGGGCGCTCGCGGCCGGGCTCGCCCAGGCGGAGGAGTCTCACGCTCCGGGACTCTAGGCAAACATCGGATCTATCGTCAAGGGATTCAAGATCCTTCTCACACCCCGGACCGAGGTCGGCCTGGCGATTCCCGGAGTGGATCTAGTAAATCCCCGTAACGATTATGTTCCGCAGTCTTTACAGCCCCTGCTACCAGGGCTATACATCGGATGACTGAAACGGCACGTGACACAGACCACAGGCACATGACACAGACCACACGCGTTTCCCCGCACTTGTCCCACACACCTTCACCAGCGAGGACGGTCATGAGGCTGCACCGTACGTCGAGAACAGTTCTGGCCCTCACGGCCGTCGCGGCGCTCGGACTGAGCGCCGCCGCCTGCGGGCGCGGCGGCTCGAAGTCCGCCTCCGGCGGCGGCAAGAAGATAGGCATCGACTTCCCGAGGTCGGACTCCGACTTCTGGAACAGCTACGCGAAGTACGTCAACAGCGACGTCAGCTCCGGCAAGATCAACGCGCTGCCCCCGACGAACTCCAACAACCAGACCGACGTCCTGGTCTCCAACGTCACCACCCTCACCGGCCAGGGCGCGAAGGTCATCCTGATGGCCCCGCAGGACACCGGCGCGATCGCCAGCACCCTGGAGGACCTGGCGAGCAAGCACATCCCGGTGGTCAGCGTGGACACCCGCCCGGACAAGGGGCAGGTCTACATGGTCGTACGCGCCGACAACAAGGCGTACGGCACCAAGGCCTGCCAGTTCCTCGGCGACAAGCTCAAGGGCACCGGGACGGTCGTGGAGTTCGAGGGCGACCTCACCTCGATCAACGGCCGCGACCGCTCGCAGGCCTTCGGCGACTGCATGAAGCAGAACTACCCGAACATCAAGGTCGAGGCCGAGCCGACGAACTGGGCCGGCGACGTAGCGGCCTCCAAGCTCCAGGACGCCCTGAACGCGGGCACCGTCAACGGCATCTACATGCAGGCCGGCGGCGTGTTCCTGGCCCCGACCCTGTCCCTGCTCAAGCAGAAGAACCTGCTGGTGCCGCCGACCGACCCCAAGCACATCTTCATCATCTCCAACGACGGCATCCCGGCGGAGTTCCAGGCCATCAAGGCCGGGCAGATCGACGCCACCATCTCCCAGCCGGCGGACCTGTACGCCAAGTACGGGCTCTTCTACGCGCAGGCCGCAGCCGAGGGCAAGACCTTCTCCCCCGGCCCGACCGACCACAACTCGACGATAATCCAGCTGCCCAACGGCCTGGAGGACCAGCTGCCCGCACCGCTGGTGACCTCGGCGAACGTGGACGACCCCACGCTGTGGGGCAACCAGGTTGGCAAATGACTGCTCCCCCATTCGAAGTAGGGGGATCCATGGCTCACGCCGCCTGCTAGCCCTGCGGACCGGCAGGTCTTATGCGATCAGCACCATCCGGGTTCAGACCCGCCCGGAGCAACATCACGCGAGCGGAGTTCTTGTCCCTTTCGGACAAGGCTCCGCACGCGACGCAGTTATAGGTTCGTTCAGAAAGAGGAAGTGCGTGCTTGGCTCTCGCTCCGCACTGCGCACAGTCCATGGTGGTGTGCGCGGGATATACCAGGCGAACGTCTCGGCCGTGCTTCCGGCCCATCTCCAGCAGCGCCGTCTTCGCGGCGCCGATCGCCGCGTCGGCGGCCGCACGCGCCATCGTGCCCTGCGACAGGAATTTGGGTCGGAAGTCCTCCACCGCGATCACGTCGAAGTCCGTCACGACACGCTTCGCCCACTTGCGGGCGGTGTCTTGTCGCTGCCTGGCGACCTTCGCATACGCCTTCGCACGAAGCCGTTTCGCCTGCCGGTAGCCCTTCGAGGTCGGCTTCCCCTTTCCCGTCCGGCGGCGAGCCATCATCCGGTCGTACCGTGTCAGGCTCTCCTTGGCGCGCTTTCCGTATCCGGCAGACGGAAGGTCATGCACGTCACTGGTGGTGGTCGCGATCTGCCGGACTCCCCAGTCGATCCCGATCGCCTCGCCGGTGGCAGGCAGCGATTCGATCCGAGCCTCGACCACGAACGAGGCGTACCAATGGCCGAGACTGTCACGGTAGACCCGGACGGAACTCGGGGCGGATGGCAGATCACGCGACCAGACGACGGTCACAACCGTCCCACCCGCGAGGTGCAACCGCCCGTCTTTGATACGGAAGCCGCGCAGCGTGTAGTTCAGCGTCGGATCCGCCGAGTCCTTCTTCTTGAACTTCGGCATACCGGCGCGCCTCTTGACCGGTACACGATTCCTGATGTCCTTCAGCGCTTTGGCCCGGGACCTGCCGAAGTCGCGGACGATCTGCTGCTGGGGAACAGACCCGCCCGCACTCAACCACTCACGCTCACGACGCCAAACCGTGAGCATCTTGTCGAGTGCGGCCGGTCCGCATTCCTGTCCGGCCTGGTGGGCAGCCTGAGAGGCGGCGACGCATTGGTTCCACACCCATCGGCAGCGATCCCATTCCGCGAGCAGCGCTGCCTGTGCAGACGACGACGCGCGCAGGCGATAGGAGTACCGGGCGATCCCGAGTCGCTCCTCATCCGGCCCTTGCGTCACGGCGATCACTCTAAGAGAAGGCTCTGACAAGAATGTCACGCGCTAACCGCTTCACCCGAAGAAAGCCGTTCTTGCACAGCTATGGCACGGTGATCCGGCGATGACGACGCACGACCAAAGGGCGGCCGGGACCACCGGCCGCCCCGTCGCCACGGCGATCGCCGTGTCCAAGAGCTTCGGCGCCACCCGCGCCCTGATCGACGTCGGCATCGACGTCGCCCCCGGCGAGGCGCACGCGCTGGTCGGGCGCAACGGCGCCGGCAAGTCCACGCTGGTGTCGCTGCTGACCGGGCTGGCCCGGCCGGACAGCGGCCGCGTCCTGTTCGACGGCGAGGCCGCGCCGGCGGTGTCCGACCGCGCCGCCTGGCAGGCGCGGGTGGCGTGCGTGTATCAGAAGTCGACGATCATCCCGACGCTGTCGGTGGCCGAGAACCTGTTCCTGAACCGGCAGGCCGACGGACTGCACCGGATCAGCTGGAAGGCGCTGCGTTCCCGCGCGGCGGATCTGCTGGCCGAGTACGAGATCGACGTGGACCCGAGCGCGGCCGCCGCGACCCTGGCCGTGGACCAGCGGCAGGTGCTGGAGATCGCCCGCGCGCTGTCGTTCGGGGCGAGGTTCATCATCCTGGACGAGCCCACCGCGCAGCTGGACGGCGCGAAGATCGCCGGGCTGTTCGACCGGCTGCGGCGGCTGCAGGAATCCGGCGTGGCGTTCCTGTTCATCTCGCATCACCTGGCCGAGGTGTACGAGGTCTGCCAGACCGTCACGGTCTACCGCGACGCCCGGCACATCCTCACCGCGCCGGTCGCAGGCCTGGACAAGGACGCCCTGATCGAGGCCATGACCGGCGAGGACCGCTCGGAACGAGCCCAGTTCGCGGTCGACACCTACTCCCCGCCGGCCGACACCGTTCCGGCCCTGGAAATCAGCGACCTGACGCTGCCCGGCGCCTACTCCGACTTCTCGGTCTCGGTGGGCCGGGGCGAGATCGTCGGCCTGGCCGGCGCCGGCGGCTCGGGCGTGGTCGCGCTCGGCGAGACGGTCGCCGGGCTGCACCGGCCCAGCGCCGGGACCGTGGCGGTCGCCGGGAGACGCGTGCGGACCGGGAGCGTGCCGGACGCGCTGCACGCCGGGCTCGGCTTCGTGCCCGAGGACCGGCACGCGCAGGGCGTGGTCCCGATGCGGCCGATCGCCGAGAACATCACGCTCACCGCGATGGACCGGCTGGGCCGCCACGGCTTCTTCACCGGCGACTCGCTGCGGCGCGCCGGCAGCGCCCTGATGACCCGGCTGGACGTCAAGGCAGAGGGGCCGGACCAGCCGGTCGGTGCGCTGTCCGGCGGCAACCAGCAGAAGGTGGTGATGGGCCGCGCGCTGGCGAACTCCCCGAAGGCGCTGGTGCTGATCCGGCCGACCGCCGGGGTGGACGTGAAGTCGAAGGAGTCGCTGCTCGGCACGGTGCGCCAGGCCGCCGACGAGGGCTGCGGCGCGCTGCTGGTCTCCGACGAGCTCGACGACCTGCGGATCGCCCACCGGGTGGTGGTGATGTTCAAGGGGGCGGTCGTCGGGGAGTTCCCGAGCGGCTGGAGCGACGCCGAACTCATCGCCGCCGTGGAAGGACTCAGCGACGCGGAAGGGCTCGGCGATCCCGCGCCGAACCCCTCCCCCGATCCCCAGACCCCCGCGAACGAAAGGCCCGGCCATGAGTGAGGCCACGACGATGACCGACGCGGCCGAGACCCTCCCGGCCGGGCGGACCGGGCGGTTCGGCCGCCCGAGCACCCGCTGGCTGCGCGAGTTCTCGCTGCTGCCGGCGATGGCGCTGCTGATCCTGATCGGCTTCATCGAATCGCCGGACTTCCTGACCTCGGACAACTTCCTGGCGATGCTCCAGCAGTCCACCGAGCTCAGCGTGCTGGTCTTGGCCGAGGCGCTGATCCTGATCAGCGGCCGCATGGACCTGTCGCTGGAGTCGACGGTGACGCTGGCGCCGGTGATCGCGCTGTGGCTGGTGCTGCCGACGTCCGGGAACCGGTTCAACGGCCTGGGCTTCGGCGCCGAGTGGATGGCGATCCCGGTGTGCCTGCTGGTCGGGGCGGCGGTCGGGGCCGTGAACGGCTTCCTGATCCTGAAGATGAACCTGAACGGGTTCGTCGTCACCCTCGGGATGCTGACGATGCTGCACGGCCTGGTGATCGTCATCGACGGCGGGCAGACCATCTTCACGCTGCCGCCGTCGTTCGCCTACCTGGGACGCACCGTCTGGTTCGGGCAGCCG encodes:
- a CDS encoding RNA-guided endonuclease InsQ/TnpB family protein — protein: MTQGPDEERLGIARYSYRLRASSSAQAALLAEWDRCRWVWNQCVAASQAAHQAGQECGPAALDKMLTVWRREREWLSAGGSVPQQQIVRDFGRSRAKALKDIRNRVPVKRRAGMPKFKKKDSADPTLNYTLRGFRIKDGRLHLAGGTVVTVVWSRDLPSAPSSVRVYRDSLGHWYASFVVEARIESLPATGEAIGIDWGVRQIATTTSDVHDLPSAGYGKRAKESLTRYDRMMARRRTGKGKPTSKGYRQAKRLRAKAYAKVARQRQDTARKWAKRVVTDFDVIAVEDFRPKFLSQGTMARAAADAAIGAAKTALLEMGRKHGRDVRLVYPAHTTMDCAQCGARAKHALPLSERTYNCVACGALSERDKNSARVMLLRAGLNPDGADRIRPAGPQG
- a CDS encoding L-fuconate dehydratase encodes the protein MSRIVGFETFDVRFPTSRELDGSDAMNPDPDYSAAYLILRTDAGDGVEGHGFTFTIGRGNDVQVAAIEALREHVVGRDVEEVCADPGIVNRALIGDSQLRWLGPEKGVMHMAIGAVVNAVWDLAAKRAGVPLWKLLADGDPEWLVSQVDFRYIADALTAEEALELLRRGKVGAADREAALRAQGYPAYTTSPGWLGYSDEKLTRLALEAVASGFSQIKLKVGADLADDVRRCRAARAAVGPDIRMAIDANQRWNVGEAIEWVKALAEFDVYWIEEPTSPDDVLGHAAIRAAVAPVKVATGEHVQNRIVFKQLLQAEAIDFVQLDAARVGGVNENLAILLLAAKFGVPVCPHAGGVGLCELVQHLSMFDFVALTGTTEDRVVEYVDHLHEHFVTPTVVTGGAYQAPTAPGFSAEMFPATLETYSFPDGSFWRADRGEG
- a CDS encoding SDR family NAD(P)-dependent oxidoreductase, which encodes MRDFEGLKAVVTGGGSGIGAATARLLANRGAAVAVLDLDPAAAISAGLHGFKADVSDDASVRAAVASAREALGGLDVLVNNAGIGAAGTVEDNPDEQWMKVYDVNVVGMVRVTRAALPALRESQHAAIVNTCSIAATAGLPQRALYSATKGAVLSLTLAMAADHVREGIRVNCVNPGTADTPWVGRLLDAADDPAAERAALEARQPMGRLVSADEVAAAIAYLASPTAASVTGTALAVDGGMAGLRLRPVGQ
- a CDS encoding ABC transporter permease, whose protein sequence is MSEATTMTDAAETLPAGRTGRFGRPSTRWLREFSLLPAMALLILIGFIESPDFLTSDNFLAMLQQSTELSVLVLAEALILISGRMDLSLESTVTLAPVIALWLVLPTSGNRFNGLGFGAEWMAIPVCLLVGAAVGAVNGFLILKMNLNGFVVTLGMLTMLHGLVIVIDGGQTIFTLPPSFAYLGRTVWFGQPASVWICGLLFVIGIAALGWYRHGRAVYAIGGNPAAAKAAGIRVERTVWIVLIIGSMLAAFAGMLYTGRLGSASASAGTGKIFQVFAATVIGGVSMNGGRGSLFGALTGVLTLRLIENVLTFGHVSPNDIEFFDGLVILVALVVSRYTSGAAQE
- a CDS encoding sugar ABC transporter ATP-binding protein, which encodes MTTHDQRAAGTTGRPVATAIAVSKSFGATRALIDVGIDVAPGEAHALVGRNGAGKSTLVSLLTGLARPDSGRVLFDGEAAPAVSDRAAWQARVACVYQKSTIIPTLSVAENLFLNRQADGLHRISWKALRSRAADLLAEYEIDVDPSAAAATLAVDQRQVLEIARALSFGARFIILDEPTAQLDGAKIAGLFDRLRRLQESGVAFLFISHHLAEVYEVCQTVTVYRDARHILTAPVAGLDKDALIEAMTGEDRSERAQFAVDTYSPPADTVPALEISDLTLPGAYSDFSVSVGRGEIVGLAGAGGSGVVALGETVAGLHRPSAGTVAVAGRRVRTGSVPDALHAGLGFVPEDRHAQGVVPMRPIAENITLTAMDRLGRHGFFTGDSLRRAGSALMTRLDVKAEGPDQPVGALSGGNQQKVVMGRALANSPKALVLIRPTAGVDVKSKESLLGTVRQAADEGCGALLVSDELDDLRIAHRVVVMFKGAVVGEFPSGWSDAELIAAVEGLSDAEGLGDPAPNPSPDPQTPANERPGHE
- a CDS encoding fumarylacetoacetate hydrolase family protein, with protein sequence MRLLRLGEPGRERPVLLAADGRHFDLTGVIGDLDRAFWVDQGADAVRAAAEAGTLPEIPADEVAGLRVGAAVARPGKVVCIGLNYRDHAEETGAAIPPRPVVFMKDPYTVVGPNDDILIPRGSVKTDWEVELAVVIGARARYLESHEDALGVIGGFAVSNDVSEREFQLERSGQWDLGKSCETFNPLGPHLVTADEVGDFQKLGLRLTVNGEQRQDGNTENMIFGVAEVIHYLSQHMVLEPGDVINTGTPAGVALGMADHPYLRAGDVVELEIDGLGSQRSNLVGA
- a CDS encoding aldo/keto reductase, with the translated sequence MSNTIGRGVALTELSFGAAALGNLFTAVTDDEARAAVDAAWDAGIRAFDTAPHYGLGLSERRLGAALRDRPRAEFAVSTKVGRILEPVADPVGLDDEGFAVPAAFRRVWDFSGDGVRRSIEASLERLGLDRLDSVLIHDPDDHADQAIGEAFPALAKLRDEGVIGAVGVGMNQVRVPLRFVLETDIDLVLLAGRYTLLDRSGTELLDRAAAHGVDIVIGGAFNSGLLVDPKPSSTYDYAAVPPEILAEALRLKDICERNGVPLRAAALQFPLRHPAVRSVLIGARSPQEVRDCVEMARVPIPDALWAEV
- a CDS encoding sugar ABC transporter substrate-binding protein — its product is MRLHRTSRTVLALTAVAALGLSAAACGRGGSKSASGGGKKIGIDFPRSDSDFWNSYAKYVNSDVSSGKINALPPTNSNNQTDVLVSNVTTLTGQGAKVILMAPQDTGAIASTLEDLASKHIPVVSVDTRPDKGQVYMVVRADNKAYGTKACQFLGDKLKGTGTVVEFEGDLTSINGRDRSQAFGDCMKQNYPNIKVEAEPTNWAGDVAASKLQDALNAGTVNGIYMQAGGVFLAPTLSLLKQKNLLVPPTDPKHIFIISNDGIPAEFQAIKAGQIDATISQPADLYAKYGLFYAQAAAEGKTFSPGPTDHNSTIIQLPNGLEDQLPAPLVTSANVDDPTLWGNQVGK